From a single Phragmites australis chromosome 7, lpPhrAust1.1, whole genome shotgun sequence genomic region:
- the LOC133924300 gene encoding uncharacterized protein LOC133924300: MAPRPRPSPPPRAATLTLLLPLLLLASPSLSFSAAAPSPPPSAPAQLGAPPRQVTSASDPAAPPPLRHPRRHRQRPPLPPPPPPRHRRRRLNFGEKLGIAFAGVAVAMQVVLGTFLALRAWQLRRLDRAEVSSCTPLT, translated from the coding sequence ATGGCGCCACGCCCGCGGCCCTCCCCACCCCCCCGAGCCGCGACCCTaaccctcctcctcccgctcctcctcctcgcctccccgtccctctccttctccgccgccgccccctcgccgccgccgtcggcacCCGCACAGCTCGGCGCGCCACCACGGCAGGTCACGTCGGCCTCCGACCCTGCTGCTCCCCCGCCGCTGCGACACCCGCGGCGCCACCGGCagcggccgccgctgccgccgcccccgccgccgaggcatcggcggcggcggctcaacTTCGGGGAGAAGCTCGGGATCGCCTTCGCCGGAGTGGCCGTAGCAATGCAGGTGGTCCTCGGCACCTTCCTGGCGCTGCGCGCGTGGCAGCTGCGGCGGCTGGACAGGGCCGAGGTATCCTCCTGCACGCCCCTCACCTGA
- the LOC133924303 gene encoding peptidyl-prolyl cis-trans isomerase FKBP53-like, with amino-acid sequence MSSFWGVEVNPGKPYTLTHSDSHGRLRLTQATLGNEIGKGEKGAGGKKCVLQCCAENKDPVFLCVLVPEKSETCHLELEFEEEHVTFSVIGPRSVHLAGYYIADVYEEDMSDSDAWSDSLQGSDDDGLLGTDDDDNMVMIDQMTTDSEDNDSDYDSETDDEEIAYNQHRGKSSVVIEEIQEDDKPAGGDTQKGSNKKKSSENDDNSQLQLVVRTPPAESLESEDEDGFPVLLSESKKSSESVSKKNRNLTKETSNEDRKRKSGAIGDNRDSSGEVKAENDESSKIKKRIKDKSTSVDSEQVNNEEKEIKQQDPPADTVNAKQRKKKKKNISASQADTDQQAAKKKDIHKDGEQLTAQEADKKNKKKKTQDRNKSENQAPTRLKESENKKEALQTRTFGNGMIIQEVEMGKPDGKKATSGKKVSVRYIGKLKNGKIFDSNVGGRPFEFRLGAGEVIKGWDIGVNGMHIGDKRRLTIPPSMGYGSQRVGKIPQNSTLIFDVELVSVR; translated from the exons ATGTCGTCGTTCTGGG GCGTGGAGGTGAATCCGGGGAAGCCCTACACCCTCACCCATAGCGACAGCCATGGCCGCCTGCGCCTCACCCAG GCGACGCTGGGGAATGAGATCGGTAAGGgggagaagggcgccggcgggaAGAAGTGTGTGTTACAGTGCTGTGCGGAGAACAAGGACCCTGTGTTCCTCTGCGTCCTGGTCCCAGAGAAATCTGAGACGTGCCACCTGGAGCTTGAgttcgaggaggagcacgtcacTTTCTCAGTGATCGGGCCGAGGAGCGTCCACCTTGCTGGATACTACATCGC TGATGTGTATGAGGAGGATATGAGTGACAGCGATGCTTGGAGTGACTCTCTTCAAGGGTCAGATGATGATGGTCTCTTGGGTactgatgatgatgacaacatgGTAATGATTGACCAAATGACTACAG ATAGTGAAGATAATGATTCAGACTATGATTCTGAGACTGATGATGAAGAGATCGCGTACAATCAGCATAGAGGCAAAAGTTCAG TTGTTATTGAGGAAATTCAAGAGGATGACAAGCCTGCTGGGGGTGACACGCAGAAGGGATCAAACAAGAAGAAAAGCAGTGAAAATGATGACAATTCTCAACTTCAGCTTGTTGTCAGGACTCCACCTGCTGAATCATTGgaaagtgaagatgaagatggctTTCCTGTATTATTATCTGAATCAAAGAAAAGTTCTGAGAGTGTTTCCAAGAAAAATAGGAATCTAACCAAGGAGACGAGCAATGAAGACCGGAAAAGGAAAAGTGGAGCCATTGGTGATAATCGTGACTCTTCAGG GGAGGTAAAGGCTGAAAATGATGAGTCATCAAAGATAAAGAAAAGGATCAAGGACAAAAGCACTTCTGTAGACAGTGAACAGGTAAACAATGAAGAAAAGGAGATTAAACAACAAGATCCTCCAGCTGATACTGTTAATGCAAAacagaggaaaaagaaaaagaaaaacattagtGCTTCTCAGGCTGATACCGATCAGCAAGCTGCTAAGAAAAAAGACAT TCACAAAGATGGTGAGCAATTAACTGCTCAGGAGGCTGataaaaagaacaagaaaaagaagacccAGGACAGAAACAAAAGTGAAAATCAGGCACCAACTAGACTTAAGGAGTCAGAGAACAAGAAGGAAGCACTCCAAACACGAACATTTGGCAATGGTATGATAATTCAGGAGGTAGAGATGGGCAAACCTGATGGTAAAAAAGCCACATCTGGGAAGAAG GTTTCTGTTAGATATATTGGCAAGCTAAAGAATGGCAAGATTTTTGACTCCAACGTCGGTGGAAGACCGTTTGAGTTTAGATTAG GTGCTGGGGAGGTTATCAAAGGCTGGGACATCGGCGTCAATG GTATGCATATTGGGGATAAAAGGAGACTCACCATTCCACCCTCAATGGG GTACGGGAGCCAAAGAGTTGGGAAGATACCGCAGAACTCAACTCTCATCTTCGATGTGGAGCTAGTGAGTGTAAGATGA
- the LOC133924304 gene encoding pentatricopeptide repeat-containing protein At1g09900-like, which yields MLSPPPPPTVCALLHPFSPSSSGHPRQPPAHHHLRVRSSKANPPSLPKPSTSSSSRPHRPPPPPRRLHGADRRLSALVHRGDLDAALRLVGSSPRPPDVPLANRLVRDLCRRGRPADAARVVEACGPGATAATYGALTVGYCRAGLLDDARRVVDAMPAQVQPSAYPYNPLIHALCERGRVRDALEVLDDMLCRGCAPDVVTYNILLEAACKGRGYRQAMELIDLMRSEGCEPNNVTYNVIIDAMCREGDVVYAREFLNSLPSKGCKPNTVNYNTVLKGFYSAEQWEDAEELIDEMVRENCPLSEATLNVIINTLCRKGLLQKMIQFLEKMAKHGCTANVVTYNAIINGLCEHGHVDSALELIRNMQSYGCKPDIVTYNTLLKGLCSAERLEDAEGTIAKMSQNDCPPDNVTFNTIISLLCQKGLTVQAFEVFKQMPEKGCSPNSITYSTIINGLARAGKMELALELLNEMASKGISSDKLYQLITECLNKEDKIEEAVQMVHKLEDAGISPNTVLYNTVLSALCGNGKTDHAIDMFTYMVSRGCMPNELTYTILIEGLAHEGYFKEARELLSDLCSRDVLCNSLIKNEALLLDQNNIHSS from the coding sequence ATGCTttcgccaccaccgcctcccaCCGTGTGCGCTCTCCTCCACCCCttctccccttcctcctccggcCACCCGCGCCAGCCCCCAGCCCACCACCACCTGCGCGTCCGCAGCTCGAAGGCCAACCCGCCGAGCCTCCCGAAGCccagcaccagctccagcaGCAGGCCCcatcggccgccgccgccgccgcgccgcctgcACGGGGCGGACCGCCGCCTCAGCGCCCTCGTCCACCGGGGCGACCTCGACGCGGCGCTCCGGCTCGTGGGCTCCTCGCCCCGACCGCCCGATGTGCCCCTCGCCAACAGGCTCGTCCGCGACCTCTGCCGCCGGGGCCGCCCCGCCGACGCCGCGCGCGTCGTCGAGGCGTGCGGGCCGGGTGCAACCGCTGCCACCTATGGCGCGCTGACCGTCGGGTACTGCCGCGCGGGGCTGCTCGACGATGCGCGCCGCGTCGTGGATGCCATGCCCGCGCAGGTGCAGCCCAGCGCGTACCCCTACAATCCGCTCATCCACGCGCTCTGTGAGCGGGGGCGAGTCAGGGACGCGCTCGAGGTGCTCGACGATATGCTCTGCCGCGGGTGCGCGCCTGACGTGGTCACCTACAACATCCTCCTCGAGGCGGCCTGCAAGGGGAGAGGCTACCGGCAGGCCATGGAGCTGATCGACCTCATGCGCTCCGAGGGGTGTGAGCCCAACAACGTGACGTACAATGTCATCATCGACGCCATGTGCAGAGAAGGAGATGTAGTCTACGCCCGCGAGTTCCTCAACAGCTTGCCTTCTAAAGGGTGCAAGCCGAACACTGTCAACTACAACACCGTCTTGAAGGGTTTTTACAGTGCAGAACAATGGGAGGACGCCGAGGAGCTTATAGACGAGATGGTCCGAGAGAATTGCCCACTGAGTGAAGCAACGCTGAATGTGATCATCAATACCTTGTGTCGTAAAGGATTGCTTCAGAAGATGATTCAGTTTCTAGAGAAAATGGCAAAGCATGGATGCACGGCAAATGTTGTTACTTACAATGCTATCATCAATGGACTTTGTGAGCATGGGCATGTGGATAGCGCCTTGGAGCTAATAAGAAATATGCAATCTTATGGCTGTAAACCCGATATCGTCACCTACAACACTTTGCTGAAGGGTTTGTGCAGTGCTGAGCGATTGGAGGATGCCGAGGGGACAATAGCTAAGATGAGCCAGAATGATTGCCCCCCAGATAACGTGACATTCAATACTATAATTAGTCTCTTGTGTCAAAAAGGGTTGACAGTGCAGGCCTTCGAAGTTTTTAAGCAAATGCCTGAGAAAGGCTGCAGTCCTAATTCGATCACTTACAGTACAATAATAAATGGGCTTGCCAGGGCGGGCAAGATGGAACTAGCCCTTGAGTTGTTGAATGAAATGGCCAGCAAAGGTATTAGCTCAGATAAACTTTATCAGTTGATAACTGAGTGTCTGAATAAAGAAGATAAAATTGAAGAGGCGGTTCAGATGGTTCATAAATTGGAAGATGCAGGCATATCACCCAACACTGTTCTCTACAATACAGTGCTCTCAGCGCTTTGCGGAAATGGGAAAACAGATCATGCTATTGATATGTTTACTTATATGGTGTCCCGTGGTTGCATGCCTAATGAATTGACCTACACTATACTCATTGAAGGTTTAGCTCATGAGGGCTATTTCAAGGAGGCAAGAGAATTGCTAAGTGATTTGTGCTCTAGAGATGTTCTTTGTAACAGCTTGATCAAGAATGAAGCTTTGTTGTTAGATCAAAATAATATTCACTCTTCTTGA